A window of Variovorax sp. PBL-E5 contains these coding sequences:
- a CDS encoding RidA family protein translates to MSIQRIKVGPRLSKVAVHSQVAYFAGQVPQDPDAGIEGQTQQVLAQIDGLLKEVGSDKAMILQCQIFLSDIKNMDAMNVVWDRWVAPGNSPPRATVEARLANPKWLIEIVLSAAVA, encoded by the coding sequence ATGTCCATCCAGAGAATCAAAGTCGGGCCTCGGCTGTCGAAAGTCGCCGTTCACAGCCAGGTCGCCTACTTCGCCGGCCAGGTGCCGCAGGATCCAGATGCCGGCATCGAAGGTCAGACGCAGCAGGTGCTCGCCCAGATTGACGGCCTTCTGAAGGAGGTCGGCTCCGACAAGGCGATGATTCTGCAATGCCAGATCTTCCTCTCAGACATCAAGAATATGGATGCGATGAATGTCGTCTGGGACAGGTGGGTTGCGCCAGGCAACTCGCCGCCTCGCGCGACGGTCGAGGCCAGGCTGGCAAACCCGAAATGGCTGATCGAGATCGTGC